In Parasegetibacter sp. NRK P23, a single genomic region encodes these proteins:
- a CDS encoding glycosyltransferase family 2 protein, which translates to MVEPNAPYPLITVVIPTYNSQNELEVAIKSVQSQLFLNWELLIIDGGSSDNTLDIIRNYANNDARISYVSEKDNGVYDAMNKGISLARGEWIYFLGSDDKLYAEKVFSVVAPMLQHAPGQFVYGNVKMGDRPEKYDGPFDFSKLLIKNIPHQASFYKKELFKKFGLYDQRYRQHADWALNIKCFRQVDPLYIDVIVGLFGLGGISGAHDELFLREVLLPEKMNLLKEEGKHVLRNIRSYDIVWRMVRNAAFKDEQDFEHAFLTQEVPMVIKSMFHVQRCIPVGALKNGFVSKTLMTANYLYNRIIFRL; encoded by the coding sequence ATGGTTGAACCGAACGCCCCATACCCATTAATAACCGTGGTAATTCCAACTTATAATTCGCAAAATGAATTAGAAGTGGCTATCAAAAGTGTGCAATCACAGCTTTTTTTAAACTGGGAACTTCTAATTATAGACGGGGGCTCTTCAGACAACACGCTGGATATCATCAGGAATTACGCGAACAATGATGCCCGGATCAGTTATGTTTCGGAGAAAGACAATGGAGTGTACGATGCTATGAATAAGGGCATATCGCTTGCGAGAGGAGAGTGGATCTACTTCTTAGGATCTGACGATAAGCTTTATGCTGAGAAAGTTTTTTCAGTAGTGGCACCAATGCTGCAACATGCACCGGGACAGTTCGTTTATGGCAACGTAAAAATGGGAGATCGCCCCGAAAAATATGATGGTCCTTTTGATTTCAGCAAACTGCTGATCAAAAATATTCCACATCAGGCCAGTTTTTATAAGAAAGAACTGTTCAAAAAGTTTGGCCTCTACGATCAGCGTTACAGGCAGCATGCTGATTGGGCGTTGAATATAAAATGTTTCAGGCAGGTCGATCCGTTATATATTGACGTAATAGTTGGTCTTTTTGGATTAGGTGGTATCAGTGGGGCACATGATGAATTATTTTTAAGAGAAGTGTTGCTGCCTGAAAAAATGAACTTGTTGAAAGAAGAAGGAAAGCATGTGCTGCGTAATATCAGGAGTTATGATATTGTATGGAGAATGGTGAGGAACGCCGCTTTTAAAGACGAGCAGGACTTTGAGCATGCGTTTTTAACGCAGGAAGTACCCATGGTAATTAAAAGTATGTTTCATGTGCAGCGTTGCATCCCTGTCGGAGCGCTTAAAAATGGGTTTGTCTCTAAAACTTTAATGACAGCGAATTATTTGTATAACAGGATAATTTTCAGGCTTTGA
- a CDS encoding TylF/MycF/NovP-related O-methyltransferase: MQNIAGRNIYSYQKRDLLYMLLKKILKAAGLTGIPKAMADELTSARGNLDKTFPSDFSPAEAQHINFVKEKTMTSPERLVTLARAIDHLESGKIEGDIVECGVWKGGSMMLVARKLMEYNNTARRLFLFDTFEGMSEPGSADVSAVDLSKAEDLLKKEDRLNGDNVWCYSPVDEVKANLSQTGYPLSSIHFIKGKVEETLPHPEIGKIALLRLDTDWYESTKHELETLYDLLVPGGILIIDDYGHWSGARKAVDEFFAEREIRIFLNRIDYTGRIAIKPN; encoded by the coding sequence TTGCAGAATATTGCAGGGAGAAATATTTACAGCTACCAGAAACGTGATTTATTGTATATGTTATTGAAGAAAATTTTAAAGGCAGCAGGCTTAACCGGCATACCGAAGGCGATGGCAGATGAGCTCACCAGCGCCAGGGGAAACCTTGATAAAACGTTTCCTTCTGATTTTTCTCCAGCTGAAGCGCAGCACATCAACTTTGTGAAGGAAAAAACAATGACGAGCCCTGAAAGACTGGTGACATTGGCGCGTGCAATAGATCACTTAGAATCGGGTAAAATTGAGGGGGATATTGTAGAGTGCGGTGTATGGAAAGGTGGCAGTATGATGCTCGTCGCGAGAAAATTGATGGAATACAATAATACTGCAAGACGGCTTTTTCTATTTGATACATTCGAGGGCATGTCTGAACCCGGAAGTGCGGATGTAAGCGCGGTGGACCTTTCTAAAGCCGAGGATCTTTTGAAAAAAGAAGACCGGCTTAACGGAGATAATGTATGGTGTTATTCGCCTGTTGATGAGGTAAAGGCCAATTTGTCCCAAACTGGTTACCCGCTTTCTTCGATACACTTCATCAAAGGTAAGGTAGAGGAAACCCTGCCGCATCCGGAAATTGGAAAGATAGCCTTGCTTAGACTTGATACCGATTGGTATGAGTCCACCAAGCATGAATTGGAAACATTGTATGATCTGCTGGTACCCGGTGGCATTTTGATCATAGATGATTATGGGCATTGGAGTGGAGCAAGAAAAGCTGTAGATGAATTTTTTGCGGAAAGAGAGATACGCATATTTTTAAACCGGATAGATTACACAGGCCGTATTGCTATTAAACCCAATTGA
- a CDS encoding glycosyltransferase family 2 protein, whose product MLSIIIVNYKSVQHILNCLQSASRYPGFLSYEWIVVDNEVDGNCMELIKQAFPSVKYFRMGYNAGFARANNAGMRKASGDVFLLLNPDVLFSSDVLPGCLQRFNESSYAACSVQLRFADGTPQITGNYFIKGALNLLLPLPYIGALVKKAGQFFGVKKTNVEEAKSLEVVDWINGAFLMVKKEVVQQAGMLDEDFFLYAEEIEWCSRLRKTGELCVYGDLDIVHLQGETINAATGNLEKGYYNLYDKKGLQLIVSNLLRVRKQWGLLWYLFHLAAYSFAALLYLFIFPIQNLISGKLVLHNADKASGFFTNMIKTWRLFPKMVRLTPYFYKMI is encoded by the coding sequence ATGTTGTCCATTATAATCGTTAATTATAAATCAGTTCAACATATCCTGAACTGCCTTCAATCCGCATCCCGATACCCCGGTTTTCTCTCCTATGAATGGATCGTGGTGGATAACGAAGTTGACGGCAATTGTATGGAGTTGATAAAGCAGGCCTTCCCCTCTGTGAAGTATTTTCGTATGGGGTACAATGCAGGGTTTGCACGGGCCAACAATGCCGGTATGCGAAAAGCTTCCGGAGATGTTTTTTTATTGCTTAACCCTGATGTATTATTTTCTTCAGATGTTTTACCCGGTTGTTTACAAAGGTTCAATGAATCTTCCTACGCTGCTTGCAGCGTTCAACTCCGGTTTGCCGATGGTACACCGCAGATTACCGGAAATTATTTTATAAAGGGAGCATTGAATCTGCTGCTGCCTTTGCCTTACATAGGAGCGCTGGTGAAGAAGGCCGGTCAGTTTTTTGGGGTAAAGAAAACAAATGTTGAAGAAGCCAAAAGTTTGGAAGTGGTGGATTGGATCAATGGCGCTTTCCTGATGGTAAAAAAAGAGGTGGTGCAACAAGCAGGTATGCTTGACGAAGATTTTTTTCTTTATGCTGAAGAAATAGAATGGTGCAGCCGGTTAAGGAAAACCGGAGAATTATGCGTTTATGGAGATCTTGATATTGTTCACCTGCAGGGAGAAACGATAAATGCGGCTACTGGCAACCTGGAAAAAGGCTACTACAACTTATACGATAAAAAAGGGCTTCAGTTGATTGTATCTAATTTATTACGCGTCAGGAAACAGTGGGGACTGCTATGGTATTTGTTTCACCTGGCCGCTTATTCATTTGCTGCTTTGTTGTACCTGTTCATCTTTCCCATCCAAAATCTTATTTCCGGAAAGCTTGTGTTGCATAATGCGGATAAAGCGTCGGGTTTCTTTACGAATATGATAAAAACATGGCGCCTATTTCCAAAAATGGTAAGACTGACGCCATATTTTTACAAGATGATTTAA
- a CDS encoding YfhO family protein, with protein MNAFFQKKVVPHFAAIAVFLLVSVLFCIPALQGMVLDQHDTAGWRGMAQQSFEFKEKYGHFPLWSNSMFGGMPAYTFAMEGPALHIGYIQEILMLGLPVPAGYFFLACVCFYILCMSLGIRPTIAVLASIAYAYSTYNPIILSVGHNTKMLAISYAPAVIGGAILLFNKKYWSGAITTIIAFGLMVASQHLQIVYYTLIILGILCLVFIIRSIKAKSGAALVKPLIILVASTLIGFANYAVSMLPLQEYAKETMRGGASELTKPNSATKTKGGLDKDYAFLYGSYGIGESFTIMVPRLYGGSVPTVVNNELKSEFGENTKTAEKLSELTGMGEEQANQFVKQLPAYWGNQPSHAGPVYLGAIIVFLFIFGCFYVDSWHKWWIIIASAIAFVLSWGKNLETVNYFLFDALPFYNKFRAPAMSLVIPQLAFPTLAALALERLASGKDENKHVLAIFKKSLIATGIIAAGMLFFYISSDFSNENDKGLKQNLSGMMLQQAGANASPQVQQQAESFGSSIVKALQDDRRSLFGSDLFRSLLLIALGAGLIWFLLMQKLKLNIVLPALLLLSSFDILSVGTRYLNSNNFIEKSDFETQPTQADLQIKQDSNLPFRVFDQADQQGPFNSSRASFFHNSVGGYSPAKLELYQDFIEYQLSKGNMQAFNMMNTRYFIVSNPSNNQPVAQLNPEAFGPCWLARSIKYVPNADAEMAALDSMPLKEVAIVQEKFKSIAGEQPVYDSTATITWLENKNDLIRYKTSALSPQFAVFSEVYYKQGWNAYINGSKADFCKVNYILRGMKIPAGQNEVEFRFEPQSYKTGSMITMGAAAVTYLLLLLAAFVGWKNYSRLKNKV; from the coding sequence ATGAATGCTTTTTTTCAAAAGAAAGTAGTGCCGCATTTCGCAGCGATTGCGGTTTTCCTGCTGGTATCGGTTTTGTTTTGCATCCCAGCCTTGCAGGGAATGGTACTTGATCAGCATGATACTGCGGGTTGGAGAGGAATGGCGCAGCAGTCTTTTGAATTCAAGGAAAAATACGGGCATTTTCCTTTATGGAGCAACAGTATGTTCGGAGGGATGCCGGCGTATACATTTGCGATGGAGGGACCAGCACTTCATATAGGTTATATACAAGAAATACTGATGCTTGGTCTTCCGGTTCCTGCCGGCTACTTTTTCCTGGCATGCGTCTGTTTTTACATTTTGTGCATGTCGTTAGGCATCAGGCCCACCATAGCCGTCTTGGCTTCAATTGCCTATGCATATTCCACCTACAATCCTATTATTCTTTCTGTTGGGCACAACACAAAAATGCTGGCCATCTCCTACGCTCCGGCAGTGATTGGCGGGGCCATATTACTTTTCAATAAAAAATACTGGTCAGGAGCAATAACCACTATCATAGCTTTCGGGCTTATGGTGGCTTCCCAGCACCTTCAAATAGTGTATTATACACTAATTATATTGGGCATTCTCTGCCTGGTTTTTATTATCCGGTCTATAAAAGCAAAATCCGGTGCAGCACTAGTAAAACCCCTGATTATACTGGTGGCTTCCACTCTGATCGGTTTCGCCAACTATGCGGTGAGCATGCTTCCCCTGCAGGAGTACGCGAAAGAAACCATGCGTGGTGGCGCCTCTGAATTAACAAAACCCAACAGCGCTACGAAGACCAAAGGTGGATTGGATAAAGATTACGCTTTTCTTTACGGAAGCTATGGTATAGGTGAATCTTTCACCATTATGGTTCCACGCTTGTATGGCGGCAGTGTTCCAACGGTTGTAAACAATGAATTAAAAAGTGAATTTGGCGAAAACACAAAAACTGCTGAAAAGCTTTCTGAGCTTACCGGTATGGGAGAGGAACAGGCGAACCAGTTCGTAAAACAACTTCCCGCGTATTGGGGAAACCAACCCTCTCATGCGGGGCCTGTTTATCTGGGTGCCATCATTGTTTTCCTTTTTATTTTCGGCTGTTTTTATGTTGATTCCTGGCACAAGTGGTGGATCATCATCGCCTCTGCTATCGCATTTGTTTTGTCGTGGGGAAAAAACCTGGAGACCGTCAACTATTTCCTGTTTGATGCGCTGCCTTTCTATAACAAGTTCCGCGCGCCGGCGATGTCGCTCGTTATTCCTCAACTTGCTTTCCCAACACTCGCCGCGCTGGCTTTAGAACGACTTGCATCGGGAAAAGACGAAAACAAACATGTTCTTGCAATCTTTAAGAAGTCACTGATCGCCACCGGAATAATAGCAGCAGGAATGCTTTTCTTTTACATCAGTTCCGATTTCAGCAACGAAAACGATAAGGGGTTAAAACAAAACCTTTCAGGAATGATGCTTCAGCAGGCAGGTGCCAACGCTTCGCCGCAGGTTCAGCAACAGGCCGAATCTTTCGGTAGTTCCATTGTGAAAGCGTTACAAGACGATAGGAGAAGTCTTTTCGGAAGTGATCTTTTCAGGAGTTTACTGCTCATTGCATTGGGTGCGGGACTTATCTGGTTCTTACTGATGCAAAAACTTAAACTCAATATCGTATTGCCCGCTCTCTTATTGTTAAGCAGCTTCGATATACTCTCCGTAGGAACAAGGTACCTTAACAGCAATAATTTTATTGAAAAATCAGATTTTGAAACCCAGCCCACGCAGGCTGATCTGCAAATCAAGCAAGACAGTAATCTTCCATTCCGTGTTTTTGATCAAGCCGACCAGCAAGGGCCTTTCAATAGTTCCAGGGCTTCTTTTTTTCACAATTCTGTTGGGGGATATAGCCCGGCAAAACTGGAGCTATATCAGGATTTTATCGAATACCAGCTTTCTAAAGGAAACATGCAGGCGTTTAATATGATGAATACGCGGTATTTTATTGTTTCAAACCCATCGAACAATCAACCTGTTGCACAACTGAATCCTGAAGCATTTGGACCATGCTGGCTCGCCCGATCCATCAAATACGTTCCAAATGCAGATGCGGAAATGGCAGCATTGGATAGTATGCCACTAAAGGAGGTAGCGATTGTTCAGGAAAAATTCAAATCTATTGCGGGAGAACAGCCCGTATATGATTCAACCGCGACCATTACCTGGCTGGAAAACAAAAATGACCTGATCAGGTATAAAACCAGTGCGCTTTCACCACAATTCGCCGTGTTCAGTGAAGTATATTACAAACAAGGTTGGAACGCTTATATCAACGGCAGTAAAGCAGACTTTTGTAAAGTAAACTACATCTTACGCGGTATGAAAATTCCTGCCGGGCAAAATGAGGTAGAATTCCGTTTTGAGCCGCAAAGTTATAAAACGGGCTCAATGATTACCATGGGCGCAGCAGCCGTTACCTACCTGCTGCTTTTGCTGGCCGCTTTTGTAGGATGGAAAAATTATTCACGGTTAAAGAACAAAGTATAA
- a CDS encoding glycosyltransferase family 2 protein yields the protein MEINKISIIIISYNRPADALELLQNITTLKQTAELLQEVILINNNSSVSYQDVEAYISQHNIYPFKYVSSPENLGVSRGRNLGISLATAPILFFLDDDALLDDAGALQQIHTAFSAPYKERAPGILSFRVLYHENRQWQINAFPHKHFKAYSHLQAFGTYYYVGCAHAIKKEVFEKAGMLPVDFFYGMEEYDLSYRTIEAGFSIQYNSGVTVLHKESPHGRQPKPEKLKGMWINKSKVAWRYLPKKYFYSTAGMWGLLFLLKTGFNIRLFISGLKALSAIPGAEPRKPLSEKAMQYIRSTNPRLWY from the coding sequence ATGGAAATCAACAAAATAAGTATCATTATCATCTCTTACAACCGCCCAGCTGACGCGCTTGAACTTCTTCAAAACATCACCACACTTAAACAAACAGCTGAGCTTCTTCAAGAGGTTATTCTTATAAATAATAACTCCTCTGTTTCTTACCAAGATGTTGAAGCCTATATCAGCCAGCATAATATTTACCCTTTTAAGTACGTCTCGTCACCAGAAAATCTTGGCGTTTCAAGGGGAAGAAACCTTGGCATCTCACTAGCCACGGCCCCTATCCTATTCTTCCTGGACGACGATGCATTGCTGGACGACGCAGGCGCTCTGCAACAAATTCATACAGCCTTTTCAGCCCCCTACAAGGAGCGGGCGCCAGGCATTTTGTCCTTCCGGGTTTTGTACCATGAAAACCGTCAATGGCAGATCAATGCTTTTCCGCACAAACATTTTAAGGCGTACAGTCATCTTCAGGCATTTGGCACCTACTACTATGTAGGCTGCGCGCATGCCATTAAAAAGGAAGTCTTCGAAAAAGCCGGCATGCTGCCCGTAGATTTTTTCTATGGGATGGAAGAGTACGACTTAAGCTACAGAACTATTGAGGCGGGATTCTCTATACAATATAATTCCGGCGTAACCGTGTTGCATAAAGAATCACCCCATGGGCGACAGCCTAAACCGGAAAAACTGAAAGGGATGTGGATTAATAAATCCAAAGTGGCCTGGCGCTATTTGCCAAAAAAATACTTTTACAGCACGGCAGGCATGTGGGGACTTCTATTTCTTCTTAAAACCGGCTTTAATATCAGGCTCTTTATTTCCGGACTTAAAGCATTGAGTGCCATTCCAGGCGCAGAACCCAGAAAGCCACTTTCTGAAAAAGCAATGCAATATATCAGGAGTACAAATCCGCGTTTGTGGTATTAA
- a CDS encoding PKD domain-containing protein — MNPGDGIKVGDIDVSGNQMTVEAVFTRTVAYTGGYLYAGNIVSKHDDPSNINYLLRPSSAEITTSNGYFATPQVCDIQLNRTYHVAMVYDGSTLKFYRNGYLMSEVAATGDLYQNDFITTIGEKAFGSPPLAENLKGYINEVRIWSVARTQQQIRDNMTGSLANPSAQAGLRSYYTFDNLLNKQGNTLFNGTLSGGAAISRTNPACNNFVIDSCNIIPTPTLAIPDFTIPSSVCANEPVTITNNSIGASKYYWNFCAANLSSIPAAQNLGNLGGYLQGPVFMDYALDNGNYYGFVVNNFPGGLVRLDFGNSLLNTPVAVNLGDFGGAIPNSAEGIQVVKNEGKWYAIIVGGTQAAGQSRVVKISFGTALNNATPTATNWGNSYGLSFPIDLHLFQDGNRWYGFTINSANNTLTRFDFTESFENTPTGSTVPLPSAFDYPTGIYTMFSNGNWYSFITNESPSAGSPTLIRLDFGSSLLNVPVPVNLGNPGNALTRPRDISVFNYCGNVSAFVVNAITNELVRIDFGDNLLNAPSGTKIGNIGGLNFPHSISKIFRQGGDVYCFTTNVSNNTITRFKFEGCNNPDLPGTSDITPQNLIYNTPGTYNISLTVDEGLPTQASICKQIIVKPEAAPEFSFIQDVCDPALIHFKNESSNYTTLTWDFGNGRTETNTDAPDVTYNPFGTYTVQLKADLQNGCSKTISKEVPVVLLRDSLIINRDSVYCFEKPVQLNALPALSYCWTPATGLSDPNIANPVINTPVPQTTYYLNALMPIGNLVNNPGFTNGNNSFTSDYNFNPGSGVNEGVYTVSANVPAWHPSFANCGDHTNGTGNMLLVNGSGTANARVWSQTIPIQPNTNYAFSAWIQTLVPSNPAQLQFSINGVQLGTTISANAATCRWDQFYAVWNSGNSSSAVISIVNINLNTGGNDFALDDISFAPLQMVRDSVTITVHETPDVDFSFSVPYCKSPQFKATALAEPSPIGTWKWVFDDGTEGISSAVTHSYAKGGEYDVKLIATDGNGCMDSVVHVVKLDTATAMVSDGALVCKGSTVSFQASGGVSYSWWPAAALSDAGLPVQQAVVDTSTRFVVTVTDALSCTDTASVLMAVIPRPDFVRPPNRDVCADSTVTMLGANDDAFTYQWSPASAFNNASLKDPVVKPIASTQYEVLITEGTCGYDTSFTVGVRVNPNPTVKASSSNDINCLNTTTFLSAVSEAGTRFEWSPASAVDNPAGATRVVGSLTQPGYFTVKSTNQYGCSAYDSVLVNVTTDGPTGFQVPNAFTPNGDGINDCISLNRWGSVQLHEFSIYTRWGERVFSSNDPRRCWDGTFKGKALPVGAYVYFIRAKGLCGDITRKGQIMLVR; from the coding sequence ATGAATCCTGGCGATGGTATTAAAGTCGGAGATATCGACGTTTCCGGTAATCAGATGACCGTGGAAGCTGTTTTTACCAGAACCGTGGCTTATACAGGCGGTTATTTATATGCGGGAAATATTGTTTCAAAGCATGATGATCCTTCCAATATTAATTATCTCTTACGTCCCAGTAGCGCTGAAATTACAACCAGCAATGGCTACTTTGCAACACCTCAGGTTTGTGATATTCAACTGAACCGAACGTACCATGTGGCCATGGTGTATGATGGAAGTACATTAAAGTTCTACAGGAACGGTTACCTGATGAGCGAGGTGGCAGCAACCGGGGACCTCTATCAAAATGATTTTATTACTACAATTGGTGAGAAAGCGTTCGGTTCGCCTCCGCTTGCTGAGAATCTTAAAGGCTATATCAATGAGGTCAGAATCTGGAGTGTTGCCAGAACACAACAGCAAATCAGGGATAATATGACCGGATCCCTCGCTAATCCCTCGGCTCAAGCTGGTCTGCGCAGCTATTATACGTTTGATAATCTGTTAAATAAACAGGGGAATACATTGTTTAATGGAACACTTTCAGGCGGAGCCGCCATTAGCAGGACAAATCCCGCATGTAATAATTTTGTGATTGATTCCTGTAATATAATTCCAACACCAACACTTGCCATTCCGGATTTCACAATTCCTTCCTCTGTATGTGCAAACGAACCGGTTACCATAACCAATAATTCCATTGGAGCATCTAAATATTACTGGAATTTCTGCGCTGCAAATCTATCCAGTATCCCTGCGGCTCAGAATCTTGGAAACCTTGGTGGTTACCTGCAAGGCCCGGTATTTATGGATTACGCGCTTGACAATGGTAATTATTATGGTTTTGTCGTTAATAATTTCCCGGGAGGACTTGTACGATTGGATTTTGGTAATAGTTTGTTGAATACTCCGGTAGCGGTGAATCTTGGTGACTTTGGAGGAGCTATTCCGAACAGCGCGGAAGGAATTCAAGTGGTGAAGAATGAAGGGAAGTGGTATGCGATTATAGTAGGGGGCACACAGGCTGCAGGTCAGTCACGCGTGGTGAAAATAAGTTTCGGAACAGCATTGAATAACGCCACGCCAACCGCTACAAACTGGGGGAATAGTTATGGCCTTTCCTTTCCGATTGACCTCCATTTGTTCCAGGATGGCAACAGATGGTATGGGTTTACGATTAATTCTGCAAACAATACCCTTACCCGTTTTGACTTTACAGAGAGTTTTGAAAATACACCAACTGGCTCCACCGTTCCACTTCCATCAGCGTTTGATTACCCAACGGGTATTTACACGATGTTCAGTAATGGAAATTGGTATTCTTTCATCACCAATGAATCCCCTTCAGCCGGAAGTCCAACCCTGATACGGCTTGATTTCGGAAGCTCACTTTTAAATGTTCCGGTTCCGGTGAATTTAGGAAATCCAGGAAATGCGCTTACCCGTCCACGGGACATTTCTGTGTTTAACTACTGCGGCAATGTTTCTGCTTTCGTTGTGAATGCCATCACCAATGAATTGGTAAGAATCGATTTTGGAGATAACCTGCTGAACGCTCCGTCCGGCACCAAAATCGGCAATATCGGAGGATTGAACTTTCCGCATAGCATTTCAAAAATTTTCCGTCAGGGTGGAGATGTGTATTGTTTCACCACCAACGTCAGCAACAACACCATCACCCGTTTCAAATTCGAAGGCTGCAACAACCCCGATCTCCCCGGCACTTCCGATATTACCCCGCAGAATCTCATCTACAATACTCCCGGCACCTACAACATCTCGCTCACCGTGGATGAGGGGCTCCCCACCCAGGCTTCCATCTGTAAACAAATTATCGTAAAACCCGAGGCCGCCCCTGAATTCTCCTTTATCCAGGATGTATGCGACCCTGCGCTCATCCATTTCAAAAACGAATCTTCCAATTACACCACACTTACCTGGGACTTCGGCAACGGCAGAACTGAAACCAATACCGATGCGCCGGATGTTACCTATAACCCCTTCGGAACGTACACCGTACAACTGAAAGCCGATTTACAGAACGGCTGCTCCAAAACGATTTCCAAAGAAGTGCCGGTAGTGCTCTTACGTGATTCACTCATCATTAACCGCGACTCCGTTTATTGCTTCGAAAAACCTGTTCAGCTCAACGCTTTGCCCGCGCTCTCTTACTGCTGGACGCCCGCAACCGGTTTGTCCGATCCCAACATCGCGAATCCTGTGATCAATACGCCGGTACCGCAAACCACTTATTACCTTAATGCGTTGATGCCGATCGGGAACCTGGTGAACAATCCCGGGTTTACGAACGGGAACAATAGCTTCACCTCCGATTATAATTTTAATCCCGGAAGCGGGGTGAATGAAGGGGTGTATACCGTTTCAGCAAATGTGCCTGCCTGGCATCCCAGCTTCGCGAATTGCGGCGATCACACGAACGGCACGGGCAATATGCTGCTGGTAAACGGTTCCGGAACCGCTAATGCGCGGGTATGGTCGCAAACTATTCCTATACAGCCGAATACCAACTATGCTTTTTCAGCCTGGATACAAACACTGGTGCCTTCCAATCCTGCGCAGTTGCAGTTTTCCATCAATGGTGTTCAGTTGGGCACTACCATCAGCGCCAATGCGGCCACCTGCCGGTGGGACCAGTTCTATGCGGTATGGAATTCCGGCAACAGCAGTTCCGCAGTTATTTCTATTGTGAACATCAACCTGAATACAGGTGGGAACGATTTTGCACTTGACGATATTTCTTTTGCGCCGTTACAGATGGTCCGGGATTCCGTGACCATCACCGTCCACGAAACCCCGGATGTGGATTTTAGTTTCAGTGTGCCCTATTGCAAGAGCCCGCAGTTCAAGGCCACAGCGCTCGCGGAACCCAGCCCGATCGGAACCTGGAAATGGGTATTCGATGATGGCACGGAAGGCATTTCATCTGCGGTAACGCACAGCTACGCTAAAGGTGGGGAATACGATGTAAAACTGATCGCCACCGATGGGAACGGCTGCATGGATTCCGTGGTGCACGTCGTGAAGTTGGATACCGCCACTGCTATGGTGAGTGATGGGGCTTTGGTGTGTAAGGGAAGTACGGTATCCTTTCAGGCATCAGGTGGCGTGTCGTACAGTTGGTGGCCCGCGGCCGCCCTCAGTGATGCTGGGTTGCCCGTTCAGCAGGCTGTGGTGGATACTTCCACGCGTTTCGTAGTAACCGTTACCGACGCGCTCTCCTGCACTGATACCGCTTCCGTACTGATGGCCGTGATTCCCAGGCCGGATTTCGTGCGCCCACCCAACCGTGATGTTTGTGCCGATAGCACCGTTACCATGCTGGGCGCGAACGATGATGCGTTTACTTACCAATGGTCGCCTGCATCAGCGTTCAATAACGCATCCCTGAAAGATCCAGTGGTGAAACCAATCGCTTCCACGCAGTATGAAGTGTTGATTACTGAAGGTACATGCGGCTACGATACCAGTTTTACGGTTGGCGTAAGGGTGAACCCGAACCCGACAGTAAAGGCTTCCAGTTCCAATGATATCAATTGCCTGAATACCACCACCTTTCTTTCGGCTGTAAGTGAGGCGGGAACACGGTTTGAATGGAGTCCCGCTTCAGCCGTGGATAACCCTGCCGGCGCCACGAGAGTAGTGGGATCGCTTACACAACCGGGTTATTTTACGGTGAAAAGCACCAACCAGTACGGCTGTTCTGCTTATGATAGTGTATTGGTGAACGTTACCACCGACGGGCCCACGGGTTTCCAGGTGCCCAACGCGTTCACCCCGAACGGCGACGGCATCAACGACTGTATTTCCCTGAACAGGTGGGGGAGCGTACAACTGCACGAGTTCTCCATTTATACACGCTGGGGGGAAAGGGTGTTTTCCTCCAACGATCCGCGACGTTGCTGGGACGGTACTTTTAAAGGAAAAGCGCTGCCGGTTGGGGCTTATGTATATTTTATCCGGGCCAAAGGCTTATGCGGTGATATTACGCGGAAAGGGCAGATCATGCTGGTGCGGTAA
- a CDS encoding NUDIX hydrolase, giving the protein MKDPLDWKLISSEYLFKDSWLTARKDTCERPDGTIVTPYYVMEYPNWATALALTEDGKVILVKQYRHAIGRTCMEIPGGCIDDTDASPEAAIQRELLEETGYAFDSFEFLGEISANPSTNNNMMYMFLAKGGKKVQEQMLDHNEEIEVHLVEMGELKEMLRRNEILQSMHVSCIFYGMMKLGEVNY; this is encoded by the coding sequence ATGAAAGATCCGCTAGACTGGAAACTGATTTCAAGTGAATACCTTTTCAAAGATTCCTGGCTCACGGCCCGCAAAGATACCTGCGAAAGGCCCGATGGCACCATTGTGACGCCCTATTACGTGATGGAATACCCCAACTGGGCCACCGCTCTGGCGCTTACGGAAGATGGAAAAGTGATACTCGTGAAACAATACCGTCATGCCATAGGAAGAACCTGTATGGAGATTCCAGGCGGCTGCATTGATGATACCGATGCTTCTCCAGAAGCGGCCATCCAACGCGAACTGCTGGAAGAAACGGGGTACGCGTTTGATTCTTTTGAATTTCTGGGGGAAATATCTGCTAATCCCAGTACCAATAACAATATGATGTACATGTTCCTGGCGAAAGGGGGGAAGAAAGTGCAGGAGCAGATGCTGGATCATAATGAAGAAATTGAGGTGCACCTGGTGGAGATGGGGGAATTGAAGGAGATGTTGCGGCGGAATGAGATTTTACAGAGTATGCATGTGAGTTGTATATTTTATGGGATGATGAAGCTTGGTGAAGTGAATTATTAA